Proteins encoded within one genomic window of Thunnus maccoyii chromosome 22, fThuMac1.1, whole genome shotgun sequence:
- the LOC121889997 gene encoding tyrosine-protein kinase Tec-like, with protein sequence MDSSGISLRYVLDDQYTSSSGAKFPVKWSPPEVFNFCKYSSKSDVWSFGVLMWEAFTEGRMPFEQSHNHEVVTLITQGHRLYRPKMATPAIYDIMQRCWHERPEERPSFSKICIMISDALDSDAAPPN encoded by the exons ATGGAT TCTTCTGGTATCTCCTTAAG ATACGTGTTGGACGACCAGTACACCAGTTCATCGGGTGCTAAGTTCCCTGTGAAGTGGTCGCCTCCTGAAGTCTTTAACTTCTGCAAATACAGCAGCAAGTCTGACGTCTGGTCCTTCG GTGTGTTGATGTGGGAAGCCTTCACTGAGGGCCGTATGCCGTTTGAACAGAGTCACAACCATGAGGTCGTTACACTGATAACCCAGGGTCACCGCCTCTACAGGCCCAAAATGGCCACACCTGCCATCTATGACATCATGCAGCGCTGTTGGCATGAG aGACCGGAGGAGCGCCCGTCTTTCTCTAAGATCTGTATAATGATCTCCGACGCTCTGGACAGTGACGCCGCTCCCCCGAACTGA
- the LOC121889999 gene encoding type-2 ice-structuring protein-like: protein MKLLTVSVLVCSMMALAGAAALQEAEKDKETEAIIQEEEHRIDKRSTSCPSHWTEYNGRCFLFIPRTLTWAQAEKNCQSKGAHLASIHGTREYNEIKRIISDRTHGYPETWIGGSDSQGEGVWLWSDGTPFAFSYWCRGEPNDHGNQDCIQMNYGGNNCWDDFQCSAYRPSVCAKKI from the exons ATGAAGTTGCTGACTGTGTCTGTACTCGTTTGTTCCATGATGGCTCTGGCTGGAGCTGCTG CTCTtcaagaagcagagaaagacaaGGAGACAGAGGCAATAATTCAAGAAg AGGAGCATCGTATTGACAAGAGGTCAACATCTTGTCCCTCCCACTGGACTGAGTACAACGGCCGCTGTTTCCTCTTCATTCCTCGAACCTTGACCTGGGCTCAAGCTGAG AAAAACTGCCAGTCCAAGGGTGCACACCTTGCATCGATTCATGGAACTCGGGAGTACAACGAGATTAAGAGGATAATATCAGATAGAACTCATGGGTATCCTGAGACATGGATTGGAGGCTCTGACAGCCAAGGG GAGGGTGTTTGGCTCTGGAGTGATGGCACACCTTTCGCCTTCTCATACTGGTGCAGAGGAGAGCCTAATGACCACGGGAACCAGGACTGTATTCAGATGAACTACGGAG GTAACAATTGCTGGGATGATTTTCAGTGTAGTGCTTACCGGCCATCTGTCTGTGCCAAGAAAATCTGA
- the tec gene encoding tyrosine-protein kinase Tec isoform X1, whose amino-acid sequence MNTFKAGKLLSSSLQHSDHDIHQWAEGVGGARMSAEQLLEETLIKRSQQKKRTSPLNYKERLFVLTKNSLTYYDGKAEKKFKRGSIELSRIRCAEIVKNGGGIIPCQNKYPFQVVYDNNTLYVFAPSHDSRSLWVQSLKDEIKDNQVIMAKFHPQFWQEGAWLCCRQVDKQAMGCEEYNLFGDISRKPLPPIPGEERKEGRQRRPPPPLPEDEDEDDDEDEDKEDVVVAMYDFPGTEPHDLSLVKGDEYVILERSDVNWYKARNKCGEEGYIPSNYVTEKTSGNLVQFVWYSKQVNRNKAEELLRKEDKEGSFIVRDSSTEGTYTVSLYVKSVGGEGGAAIKHYHIKETTDVPIQYYLAEKHLFSSIPELIEYHKHNAAGLVARLRYPVGKEDKSAPSTAGFSYEKWEINPSELTFMKELGSGQFGQVRLGKWRAQHKVAIKAIREGAMYEEDFIEEAKVMMNLSHPKLVQLYGVCSQQRPIYIVTEFMEHGCLLNYLRQRRGGFSLGSLLSICLDVSEGMEHLESNGFIHRDLAARNCLVNDALVVKVSDFGMARYVLDDQYTSSSGAKFPVKWSPPEVFNFCKYSSKSDVWSFGVLMWEAFTEGRMPFEQSHNHEVVTLITQGHRLYRPKMATPAIYDIMQRCWHERPEERPSFSKICIMISDALDSDTAPPN is encoded by the exons aacacattcaaagcaggaaaactg CTCAGTTCCAGCCTGCAACATTCTGACCACGACATCCACCAATGGGCTGAGGGCGTGGGCGGGGCCAGGATGAGTGCCGAGCAGCTATTGGAGGAGACGCTGATCAAGCGTTcgcagcagaagaagaggacgtCGCCGCTGAACTACAAGGAGAGACTGTTTGTCCTGACCAAGAACTCGCTGACCTACTATGATGGGAAAGCCGAG AAGAAGTTCAAGAGAGGCTCGATCGAGCTGAGCCGCATCAGATGTGCGGAGATCGTCAAGAACGGAGGCGGGATTATCCCCTGCCAGAACAAATACCCCTTCCAG gtggtgTACGATAACAACACTCTCTATGTGTTCGCTCCGAGTCACGACAGCAGAAGTCTCTGGGTTCAGAGCCTCAAAGACG agatCAAAGACAACCAGGTGATCATGGCGAAATTCCACCCTCAGTTCTGGCAGGAGGGGGCGTGGCTCTGCTGTCGTCAGGTGGATAAACAGGCTATGGGCTGTGAGGAGTACAACCTGTTTGGAGATA TTTCCAGAAAACCTTTACCCCCGATTCCTGGAGAGGAACGTAAAGAAGGCAGG CAGCGACGGCCCCCTCCTCCACTCCCCGAAGACGAAGACGAAGATGACGATGAAGACGAAGACAAGGAGGACGTGGTGGTGGCGATGTATGACTTCCCGGGCACCGAACCACACGACCTGAGTCTGGTCAAAGGCGACGAGTACGTCATTCTGGAGAGAAGTGACGTTAACTGGTACAAGGCGCGCAACAAGTGTGG TGAGGAAGGCTACATCCCAAGTAACTATGTAACAGAGAAGACATCTGGAAACCTGGTGCAGTTTGT ctGGTACAGTAAACAAGTCAACAGGAACAAGGCAGAGGAGCTCCTGAGGAAGGAG GACAAAGAAGGATCCTTCATTGTCAGAGACTCCAGCACTGAAGGAACCTACACAGTGTCTCTTTACGTCAAGTCTGTCGGAGG GGAGGGAGGTGCAGCTATAAAACATTATCACATCAAGGAGACTACAGACGTTCCCATTCAGTATTACCTGGCGGAGAAACATTTGTTCAGCTCTATCCCCGAACTGATCGAGTACCATAAACACAATGCAGCAG GTCTTGTAGCCAGGTTGAGGTACCCTGTAGGAAAAGAGGACAAATCTGCTCCGTCCACAGCTGGCTTCAGCTACG AGAAGTGGGAGATCAACCCCAGCGAGCTGACCTTCATGAAGGAGCTGGGCAGCGGTCAGTTCGGTCAGGTGAGGCTCGGCAAGTGGAGGGCCCAGCACAAAGTCGCCATCAAGGCCATCAGGGAAGGAGCCATGTACGAGGAGGACTTCATCGAGGAGGCCAAGGTCATGAT gaATCTGTCTCACCCTAAACTGGTGCAGCTGTATGGAGTGTGCAGCCAGCAGCGGCCCATTTACATCGTCACAGAGTTCATGGAGCACGGCTGCCTGCTGAACTACCTCAGGCAGCGGCGGGGCGGCTTCAGCCTGGGGTCCCTGCTGAGTATCTGCCTGGACGTCAGCGAGGGCATGGAGCACCTGGAGAGCAACGGCTTCATCCACAGAGACCTG GCTGCCAGAAACTGTCTGGTGAATGACGCTCTGGTGGTGAAGGTGTCTGACTTCGGCATGGCCAG ATACGTGTTGGACGACCAGTACACCAGTTCATCGGGTGCTAAGTTCCCTGTGAAGTGGTCGCCTCCTGAAGTCTTTAACTTCTGCAAATACAGCAGCAAGTCTGACGTCTGGTCCTTCG GTGTGTTGATGTGGGAAGCCTTCACTGAGGGCCGTATGCCGTTTGAACAGAGTCACAACCATGAGGTCGTTACACTGATAACCCAGGGTCACCGCCTCTACAGGCCCAAAATGGCCACACCTGCCATCTATGACATCATGCAGCGCTGTTGGCATGAG aGACCGGAGGAGCGCCCGTCTTTCTCTAAGATCTGTATAATGATCTCCGACGCTCTGGACAGTGACACCGCTCCCCCGAACTGA
- the tec gene encoding tyrosine-protein kinase Tec isoform X2, translating to MNTFKAGKLLSSSLQHSDHDIHQWAEGVGGARMSAEQLLEETLIKRSQQKKRTSPLNYKERLFVLTKNSLTYYDGKAEKKFKRGSIELSRIRCAEIVKNGGGIIPCQNKYPFQVVYDNNTLYVFAPSHDSRSLWVQSLKDEIKDNQVIMAKFHPQFWQEGAWLCCRQVDKQAMGCEEYNLFGDISRKPLPPIPGEERKEGRRRPPPPLPEDEDEDDDEDEDKEDVVVAMYDFPGTEPHDLSLVKGDEYVILERSDVNWYKARNKCGEEGYIPSNYVTEKTSGNLVQFVWYSKQVNRNKAEELLRKEDKEGSFIVRDSSTEGTYTVSLYVKSVGGEGGAAIKHYHIKETTDVPIQYYLAEKHLFSSIPELIEYHKHNAAGLVARLRYPVGKEDKSAPSTAGFSYEKWEINPSELTFMKELGSGQFGQVRLGKWRAQHKVAIKAIREGAMYEEDFIEEAKVMMNLSHPKLVQLYGVCSQQRPIYIVTEFMEHGCLLNYLRQRRGGFSLGSLLSICLDVSEGMEHLESNGFIHRDLAARNCLVNDALVVKVSDFGMARYVLDDQYTSSSGAKFPVKWSPPEVFNFCKYSSKSDVWSFGVLMWEAFTEGRMPFEQSHNHEVVTLITQGHRLYRPKMATPAIYDIMQRCWHERPEERPSFSKICIMISDALDSDTAPPN from the exons aacacattcaaagcaggaaaactg CTCAGTTCCAGCCTGCAACATTCTGACCACGACATCCACCAATGGGCTGAGGGCGTGGGCGGGGCCAGGATGAGTGCCGAGCAGCTATTGGAGGAGACGCTGATCAAGCGTTcgcagcagaagaagaggacgtCGCCGCTGAACTACAAGGAGAGACTGTTTGTCCTGACCAAGAACTCGCTGACCTACTATGATGGGAAAGCCGAG AAGAAGTTCAAGAGAGGCTCGATCGAGCTGAGCCGCATCAGATGTGCGGAGATCGTCAAGAACGGAGGCGGGATTATCCCCTGCCAGAACAAATACCCCTTCCAG gtggtgTACGATAACAACACTCTCTATGTGTTCGCTCCGAGTCACGACAGCAGAAGTCTCTGGGTTCAGAGCCTCAAAGACG agatCAAAGACAACCAGGTGATCATGGCGAAATTCCACCCTCAGTTCTGGCAGGAGGGGGCGTGGCTCTGCTGTCGTCAGGTGGATAAACAGGCTATGGGCTGTGAGGAGTACAACCTGTTTGGAGATA TTTCCAGAAAACCTTTACCCCCGATTCCTGGAGAGGAACGTAAAGAAGGCAGG CGACGGCCCCCTCCTCCACTCCCCGAAGACGAAGACGAAGATGACGATGAAGACGAAGACAAGGAGGACGTGGTGGTGGCGATGTATGACTTCCCGGGCACCGAACCACACGACCTGAGTCTGGTCAAAGGCGACGAGTACGTCATTCTGGAGAGAAGTGACGTTAACTGGTACAAGGCGCGCAACAAGTGTGG TGAGGAAGGCTACATCCCAAGTAACTATGTAACAGAGAAGACATCTGGAAACCTGGTGCAGTTTGT ctGGTACAGTAAACAAGTCAACAGGAACAAGGCAGAGGAGCTCCTGAGGAAGGAG GACAAAGAAGGATCCTTCATTGTCAGAGACTCCAGCACTGAAGGAACCTACACAGTGTCTCTTTACGTCAAGTCTGTCGGAGG GGAGGGAGGTGCAGCTATAAAACATTATCACATCAAGGAGACTACAGACGTTCCCATTCAGTATTACCTGGCGGAGAAACATTTGTTCAGCTCTATCCCCGAACTGATCGAGTACCATAAACACAATGCAGCAG GTCTTGTAGCCAGGTTGAGGTACCCTGTAGGAAAAGAGGACAAATCTGCTCCGTCCACAGCTGGCTTCAGCTACG AGAAGTGGGAGATCAACCCCAGCGAGCTGACCTTCATGAAGGAGCTGGGCAGCGGTCAGTTCGGTCAGGTGAGGCTCGGCAAGTGGAGGGCCCAGCACAAAGTCGCCATCAAGGCCATCAGGGAAGGAGCCATGTACGAGGAGGACTTCATCGAGGAGGCCAAGGTCATGAT gaATCTGTCTCACCCTAAACTGGTGCAGCTGTATGGAGTGTGCAGCCAGCAGCGGCCCATTTACATCGTCACAGAGTTCATGGAGCACGGCTGCCTGCTGAACTACCTCAGGCAGCGGCGGGGCGGCTTCAGCCTGGGGTCCCTGCTGAGTATCTGCCTGGACGTCAGCGAGGGCATGGAGCACCTGGAGAGCAACGGCTTCATCCACAGAGACCTG GCTGCCAGAAACTGTCTGGTGAATGACGCTCTGGTGGTGAAGGTGTCTGACTTCGGCATGGCCAG ATACGTGTTGGACGACCAGTACACCAGTTCATCGGGTGCTAAGTTCCCTGTGAAGTGGTCGCCTCCTGAAGTCTTTAACTTCTGCAAATACAGCAGCAAGTCTGACGTCTGGTCCTTCG GTGTGTTGATGTGGGAAGCCTTCACTGAGGGCCGTATGCCGTTTGAACAGAGTCACAACCATGAGGTCGTTACACTGATAACCCAGGGTCACCGCCTCTACAGGCCCAAAATGGCCACACCTGCCATCTATGACATCATGCAGCGCTGTTGGCATGAG aGACCGGAGGAGCGCCCGTCTTTCTCTAAGATCTGTATAATGATCTCCGACGCTCTGGACAGTGACACCGCTCCCCCGAACTGA
- the tec gene encoding tyrosine-protein kinase Tec isoform X3, which translates to MSAEQLLEETLIKRSQQKKRTSPLNYKERLFVLTKNSLTYYDGKAEKKFKRGSIELSRIRCAEIVKNGGGIIPCQNKYPFQVVYDNNTLYVFAPSHDSRSLWVQSLKDEIKDNQVIMAKFHPQFWQEGAWLCCRQVDKQAMGCEEYNLFGDISRKPLPPIPGEERKEGRQRRPPPPLPEDEDEDDDEDEDKEDVVVAMYDFPGTEPHDLSLVKGDEYVILERSDVNWYKARNKCGEEGYIPSNYVTEKTSGNLVQFVWYSKQVNRNKAEELLRKEDKEGSFIVRDSSTEGTYTVSLYVKSVGGEGGAAIKHYHIKETTDVPIQYYLAEKHLFSSIPELIEYHKHNAAGLVARLRYPVGKEDKSAPSTAGFSYEKWEINPSELTFMKELGSGQFGQVRLGKWRAQHKVAIKAIREGAMYEEDFIEEAKVMMNLSHPKLVQLYGVCSQQRPIYIVTEFMEHGCLLNYLRQRRGGFSLGSLLSICLDVSEGMEHLESNGFIHRDLAARNCLVNDALVVKVSDFGMARYVLDDQYTSSSGAKFPVKWSPPEVFNFCKYSSKSDVWSFGVLMWEAFTEGRMPFEQSHNHEVVTLITQGHRLYRPKMATPAIYDIMQRCWHERPEERPSFSKICIMISDALDSDTAPPN; encoded by the exons ATGAGTGCCGAGCAGCTATTGGAGGAGACGCTGATCAAGCGTTcgcagcagaagaagaggacgtCGCCGCTGAACTACAAGGAGAGACTGTTTGTCCTGACCAAGAACTCGCTGACCTACTATGATGGGAAAGCCGAG AAGAAGTTCAAGAGAGGCTCGATCGAGCTGAGCCGCATCAGATGTGCGGAGATCGTCAAGAACGGAGGCGGGATTATCCCCTGCCAGAACAAATACCCCTTCCAG gtggtgTACGATAACAACACTCTCTATGTGTTCGCTCCGAGTCACGACAGCAGAAGTCTCTGGGTTCAGAGCCTCAAAGACG agatCAAAGACAACCAGGTGATCATGGCGAAATTCCACCCTCAGTTCTGGCAGGAGGGGGCGTGGCTCTGCTGTCGTCAGGTGGATAAACAGGCTATGGGCTGTGAGGAGTACAACCTGTTTGGAGATA TTTCCAGAAAACCTTTACCCCCGATTCCTGGAGAGGAACGTAAAGAAGGCAGG CAGCGACGGCCCCCTCCTCCACTCCCCGAAGACGAAGACGAAGATGACGATGAAGACGAAGACAAGGAGGACGTGGTGGTGGCGATGTATGACTTCCCGGGCACCGAACCACACGACCTGAGTCTGGTCAAAGGCGACGAGTACGTCATTCTGGAGAGAAGTGACGTTAACTGGTACAAGGCGCGCAACAAGTGTGG TGAGGAAGGCTACATCCCAAGTAACTATGTAACAGAGAAGACATCTGGAAACCTGGTGCAGTTTGT ctGGTACAGTAAACAAGTCAACAGGAACAAGGCAGAGGAGCTCCTGAGGAAGGAG GACAAAGAAGGATCCTTCATTGTCAGAGACTCCAGCACTGAAGGAACCTACACAGTGTCTCTTTACGTCAAGTCTGTCGGAGG GGAGGGAGGTGCAGCTATAAAACATTATCACATCAAGGAGACTACAGACGTTCCCATTCAGTATTACCTGGCGGAGAAACATTTGTTCAGCTCTATCCCCGAACTGATCGAGTACCATAAACACAATGCAGCAG GTCTTGTAGCCAGGTTGAGGTACCCTGTAGGAAAAGAGGACAAATCTGCTCCGTCCACAGCTGGCTTCAGCTACG AGAAGTGGGAGATCAACCCCAGCGAGCTGACCTTCATGAAGGAGCTGGGCAGCGGTCAGTTCGGTCAGGTGAGGCTCGGCAAGTGGAGGGCCCAGCACAAAGTCGCCATCAAGGCCATCAGGGAAGGAGCCATGTACGAGGAGGACTTCATCGAGGAGGCCAAGGTCATGAT gaATCTGTCTCACCCTAAACTGGTGCAGCTGTATGGAGTGTGCAGCCAGCAGCGGCCCATTTACATCGTCACAGAGTTCATGGAGCACGGCTGCCTGCTGAACTACCTCAGGCAGCGGCGGGGCGGCTTCAGCCTGGGGTCCCTGCTGAGTATCTGCCTGGACGTCAGCGAGGGCATGGAGCACCTGGAGAGCAACGGCTTCATCCACAGAGACCTG GCTGCCAGAAACTGTCTGGTGAATGACGCTCTGGTGGTGAAGGTGTCTGACTTCGGCATGGCCAG ATACGTGTTGGACGACCAGTACACCAGTTCATCGGGTGCTAAGTTCCCTGTGAAGTGGTCGCCTCCTGAAGTCTTTAACTTCTGCAAATACAGCAGCAAGTCTGACGTCTGGTCCTTCG GTGTGTTGATGTGGGAAGCCTTCACTGAGGGCCGTATGCCGTTTGAACAGAGTCACAACCATGAGGTCGTTACACTGATAACCCAGGGTCACCGCCTCTACAGGCCCAAAATGGCCACACCTGCCATCTATGACATCATGCAGCGCTGTTGGCATGAG aGACCGGAGGAGCGCCCGTCTTTCTCTAAGATCTGTATAATGATCTCCGACGCTCTGGACAGTGACACCGCTCCCCCGAACTGA
- the tec gene encoding tyrosine-protein kinase Tec isoform X4: protein MAKFHPQFWQEGAWLCCRQVDKQAMGCEEYNLFGDISRKPLPPIPGEERKEGRQRRPPPPLPEDEDEDDDEDEDKEDVVVAMYDFPGTEPHDLSLVKGDEYVILERSDVNWYKARNKCGEEGYIPSNYVTEKTSGNLVQFVWYSKQVNRNKAEELLRKEDKEGSFIVRDSSTEGTYTVSLYVKSVGGEGGAAIKHYHIKETTDVPIQYYLAEKHLFSSIPELIEYHKHNAAGLVARLRYPVGKEDKSAPSTAGFSYEKWEINPSELTFMKELGSGQFGQVRLGKWRAQHKVAIKAIREGAMYEEDFIEEAKVMMNLSHPKLVQLYGVCSQQRPIYIVTEFMEHGCLLNYLRQRRGGFSLGSLLSICLDVSEGMEHLESNGFIHRDLAARNCLVNDALVVKVSDFGMARYVLDDQYTSSSGAKFPVKWSPPEVFNFCKYSSKSDVWSFGVLMWEAFTEGRMPFEQSHNHEVVTLITQGHRLYRPKMATPAIYDIMQRCWHERPEERPSFSKICIMISDALDSDTAPPN, encoded by the exons ATGGCGAAATTCCACCCTCAGTTCTGGCAGGAGGGGGCGTGGCTCTGCTGTCGTCAGGTGGATAAACAGGCTATGGGCTGTGAGGAGTACAACCTGTTTGGAGATA TTTCCAGAAAACCTTTACCCCCGATTCCTGGAGAGGAACGTAAAGAAGGCAGG CAGCGACGGCCCCCTCCTCCACTCCCCGAAGACGAAGACGAAGATGACGATGAAGACGAAGACAAGGAGGACGTGGTGGTGGCGATGTATGACTTCCCGGGCACCGAACCACACGACCTGAGTCTGGTCAAAGGCGACGAGTACGTCATTCTGGAGAGAAGTGACGTTAACTGGTACAAGGCGCGCAACAAGTGTGG TGAGGAAGGCTACATCCCAAGTAACTATGTAACAGAGAAGACATCTGGAAACCTGGTGCAGTTTGT ctGGTACAGTAAACAAGTCAACAGGAACAAGGCAGAGGAGCTCCTGAGGAAGGAG GACAAAGAAGGATCCTTCATTGTCAGAGACTCCAGCACTGAAGGAACCTACACAGTGTCTCTTTACGTCAAGTCTGTCGGAGG GGAGGGAGGTGCAGCTATAAAACATTATCACATCAAGGAGACTACAGACGTTCCCATTCAGTATTACCTGGCGGAGAAACATTTGTTCAGCTCTATCCCCGAACTGATCGAGTACCATAAACACAATGCAGCAG GTCTTGTAGCCAGGTTGAGGTACCCTGTAGGAAAAGAGGACAAATCTGCTCCGTCCACAGCTGGCTTCAGCTACG AGAAGTGGGAGATCAACCCCAGCGAGCTGACCTTCATGAAGGAGCTGGGCAGCGGTCAGTTCGGTCAGGTGAGGCTCGGCAAGTGGAGGGCCCAGCACAAAGTCGCCATCAAGGCCATCAGGGAAGGAGCCATGTACGAGGAGGACTTCATCGAGGAGGCCAAGGTCATGAT gaATCTGTCTCACCCTAAACTGGTGCAGCTGTATGGAGTGTGCAGCCAGCAGCGGCCCATTTACATCGTCACAGAGTTCATGGAGCACGGCTGCCTGCTGAACTACCTCAGGCAGCGGCGGGGCGGCTTCAGCCTGGGGTCCCTGCTGAGTATCTGCCTGGACGTCAGCGAGGGCATGGAGCACCTGGAGAGCAACGGCTTCATCCACAGAGACCTG GCTGCCAGAAACTGTCTGGTGAATGACGCTCTGGTGGTGAAGGTGTCTGACTTCGGCATGGCCAG ATACGTGTTGGACGACCAGTACACCAGTTCATCGGGTGCTAAGTTCCCTGTGAAGTGGTCGCCTCCTGAAGTCTTTAACTTCTGCAAATACAGCAGCAAGTCTGACGTCTGGTCCTTCG GTGTGTTGATGTGGGAAGCCTTCACTGAGGGCCGTATGCCGTTTGAACAGAGTCACAACCATGAGGTCGTTACACTGATAACCCAGGGTCACCGCCTCTACAGGCCCAAAATGGCCACACCTGCCATCTATGACATCATGCAGCGCTGTTGGCATGAG aGACCGGAGGAGCGCCCGTCTTTCTCTAAGATCTGTATAATGATCTCCGACGCTCTGGACAGTGACACCGCTCCCCCGAACTGA